The following coding sequences lie in one Halarcobacter mediterraneus genomic window:
- a CDS encoding TetR/AcrR family transcriptional regulator: protein MSPRRIDKNQRRREIALASEPLIHKGIRNITVEQVAKNAGIGKGTIYEYFSNKEDIIFEIMNLHIEDYHKEFVKVIQNTKSAKEKLKIFFRFVMDDSEEMREHFKGYQDYLSVVLSDDNKEMKTFNCSCNEFFTSQIKQILDDGIKSGELIPQAADFVEGIICFEKGVVLRKMAQENFDARKVCEDFLNSFFKLLEIKNV, encoded by the coding sequence TTGAGTCCAAGAAGAATTGATAAAAATCAAAGAAGAAGAGAAATAGCTCTTGCATCTGAACCTTTAATACATAAAGGAATTAGAAATATTACAGTAGAGCAGGTGGCAAAAAATGCTGGAATAGGTAAGGGAACTATTTACGAATATTTTTCAAACAAAGAAGATATTATTTTTGAAATTATGAATTTACATATTGAAGATTATCATAAAGAGTTTGTAAAAGTTATACAAAATACAAAATCGGCAAAAGAAAAGTTAAAGATTTTTTTCAGATTTGTGATGGACGATAGTGAAGAAATGAGAGAACATTTTAAAGGTTATCAAGACTATTTATCTGTAGTTTTATCAGATGATAATAAAGAAATGAAAACTTTTAATTGTAGTTGTAATGAGTTTTTTACTTCTCAAATAAAACAGATTTTAGATGATGGTATAAAATCAGGTGAACTTATTCCTCAAGCAGCAGATTTTGTAGAGGGAATAATTTGTTTTGAAAAGGGTGTTGTTCTTAGAAAAATGGCACAAGAAAATTTTGATGCAAGAAAAGTATGTGAAGATTTTTTAAATTCTTTTTTTAAATTATTGGAGATAAAAAATGTTTGA
- a CDS encoding YtxH domain-containing protein produces the protein MKKLLLALSFLVLILQGCTESKKDESTTNEVKEIVKDKAEDVADKTEDAVDEAEDVVDNNEDEVEDSMNEAKDKAEEIINNVENEAKETLKTIKESVE, from the coding sequence ATGAAAAAATTATTATTAGCTTTAAGTTTTTTAGTTTTAATATTACAAGGATGTACAGAAAGTAAAAAAGATGAAAGTACAACAAATGAAGTTAAAGAAATCGTTAAAGATAAAGCTGAGGATGTTGCAGACAAAACTGAAGATGCTGTTGATGAGGCAGAAGACGTTGTTGATAATAATGAAGATGAAGTTGAAGATAGTATGAATGAAGCTAAAGATAAAGCAGAAGAAATTATCAACAATGTAGAAAATGAAGCTAAAGAAACTTTAAAAACTATAAAAGAGAGTGTAGAATAA
- a CDS encoding protein adenylyltransferase SelO produces the protein MKLNELEFKCDYFDFDEIFYQKVKPQALSTPYLISFSKAACDLINLDYDECKKEEFVQFVNGEKLLKGSIPYSMAYSGHQFGYYVPQLGDGRAINFGSINNWHLQTKGAGLTKYSRQGDGRAVLRSSIREFIMSEAMYHLGIPTTRALALIGSKHPVYRPYSEPESAAIVLRISPSWVRIGTFEYFSKKRKDHLIKLLEYVITNSYSHLKNNKNRYEEFYFELVDKTAKLMAQWMAYGFMHGVMNTDNMSVDGLTIDYGPYAFMDNFEMMCICNHTDVEGRYSYNNQPHIAKWNLEVLAYSLKDVCNIDKLLEYLQTFMSTNQKYYLELMNKRLGLDESLSGDSNVDLIIDLLEDLEVSKCDYNCFFWELTKLDSFEDFSSILDIVPIREALEDWFIKYKKVISTQKQDFNEMKKLMKKTNPKFVIKNYMLQEAIEKAQEGNFTLVNDLLNIAQTPFDEHKEFEQYAKPTPIKYANIQLSCSS, from the coding sequence ATGAAATTAAATGAATTAGAATTTAAATGTGATTATTTTGACTTTGATGAAATATTTTATCAAAAAGTTAAACCACAAGCTTTAAGTACTCCATATTTAATAAGTTTTTCAAAAGCTGCTTGTGATTTAATAAATTTAGATTATGATGAATGCAAAAAAGAAGAGTTTGTGCAGTTTGTAAATGGAGAAAAGCTTTTAAAAGGTTCTATTCCTTATTCTATGGCTTATTCTGGTCATCAGTTTGGTTATTATGTTCCTCAATTAGGAGATGGTAGAGCTATTAACTTTGGTAGCATCAATAACTGGCATTTACAAACAAAAGGAGCAGGTCTTACAAAATATTCTAGACAAGGAGACGGTAGAGCAGTTTTAAGGTCAAGTATTAGAGAATTTATTATGAGTGAAGCAATGTATCATTTAGGAATTCCTACTACAAGAGCTTTAGCTTTAATTGGTTCTAAACATCCAGTGTATAGACCATATAGTGAGCCTGAAAGTGCTGCAATAGTTTTAAGAATATCTCCATCATGGGTAAGAATAGGGACTTTTGAATATTTTTCAAAAAAAAGGAAAGATCATTTAATAAAGTTATTAGAGTATGTTATTACGAATTCATATAGTCATTTAAAGAACAATAAGAATAGATATGAAGAATTCTATTTTGAATTAGTTGATAAAACAGCAAAACTTATGGCACAATGGATGGCTTACGGGTTCATGCATGGGGTTATGAATACAGATAATATGAGTGTAGATGGACTTACAATCGATTATGGTCCTTATGCTTTTATGGATAACTTTGAAATGATGTGTATTTGTAATCATACTGATGTGGAAGGAAGATACTCTTATAATAATCAACCCCATATAGCAAAATGGAATTTGGAAGTTTTAGCCTATAGTTTAAAAGATGTTTGTAATATAGATAAATTATTGGAGTATTTACAAACTTTTATGAGTACAAATCAAAAATATTACTTAGAGCTAATGAATAAAAGATTAGGACTTGATGAATCTTTAAGTGGTGATTCAAATGTAGATTTAATAATAGATTTATTAGAAGATTTAGAGGTGTCAAAGTGTGATTACAATTGTTTTTTCTGGGAACTTACAAAATTGGACTCATTTGAAGATTTTTCTTCAATTTTAGATATTGTACCTATAAGAGAAGCTTTAGAAGATTGGTTTATAAAATATAAAAAAGTAATAAGTACTCAAAAACAAGATTTCAATGAGATGAAAAAACTTATGAAAAAAACAAATCCAAAATTTGTGATTAAAAATTATATGTTGCAAGAGGCTATAGAAAAAGCTCAAGAGGGAAATTTTACTTTAGTAAATGATTTACTAAATATTGCTCAAACTCCTTTTGATGAACATAAAGAATTTGAACAATATGCTAAGCCAACACCTATTAAATATGCAAATATACAGCTTTCATGTTCTTCTTAA
- a CDS encoding trans-sulfuration enzyme family protein, whose translation MKKIKIETALSHIAKYAPFEDKAGASHFPIYNTGTFDLKKQEGDKIYDYTRSDNPTREMLENLFTDVENAAGCVCTHTGIASVALLFETVLKANSHILVEADCYGGTFRLLKVFKEKYNITVHFADFLEEDKLEDILKNNTIDLVLCESPTNPGLKIIDLQKIATLTHKYKALFAVDNSLATFISQRPLDLGADFSLFSTTKYISGHGAVVAGAIAAKTKELAQELHYYANAQGRSQNPMDVYLISLGIPTLKVRMKEHQESSIKIAKFLEKQSYITKVTHPALESHPQYELAKKQMEYIPGVFCADFQTLELAEKFIENTKIFGEKCSFGSPDSRAEIPAKISHASFSKEELKAIGISDGTVRFSIGLENFEDLIEDIKQAVK comes from the coding sequence ATGAAAAAAATTAAAATAGAAACAGCTCTTAGCCATATAGCTAAGTATGCACCTTTTGAGGATAAAGCAGGTGCTTCACATTTCCCCATTTATAACACAGGAACTTTTGATTTAAAAAAACAAGAGGGAGATAAAATATATGATTATACAAGAAGTGATAATCCAACAAGAGAGATGTTAGAAAATCTTTTTACTGATGTAGAAAATGCTGCTGGTTGTGTATGTACTCATACAGGAATAGCTTCAGTAGCCTTACTTTTTGAAACTGTTTTAAAAGCAAATTCTCATATTTTAGTGGAAGCTGATTGTTATGGTGGTACATTTAGATTATTAAAAGTATTCAAAGAAAAGTATAATATTACAGTTCATTTTGCAGACTTTTTAGAAGAAGATAAACTAGAAGATATTTTAAAAAATAATACAATAGATTTAGTACTTTGTGAGTCTCCTACAAATCCTGGTCTTAAAATTATAGATTTACAGAAGATTGCAACTTTAACACATAAATATAAAGCCTTATTTGCAGTTGATAATTCACTTGCTACTTTTATATCTCAAAGACCTTTAGACTTAGGAGCTGATTTTTCTTTATTTTCAACTACTAAATATATTTCAGGTCATGGGGCTGTTGTTGCTGGGGCAATTGCAGCAAAGACAAAAGAATTAGCCCAAGAACTTCACTATTATGCAAACGCACAAGGAAGAAGTCAAAACCCAATGGATGTTTATCTTATTTCTTTAGGAATTCCTACTTTAAAAGTAAGAATGAAAGAACATCAAGAAAGCTCTATAAAAATTGCAAAGTTTTTAGAGAAACAAAGTTACATTACTAAAGTAACTCACCCTGCTTTGGAATCTCACCCTCAATATGAACTTGCAAAAAAACAAATGGAATATATTCCTGGTGTATTTTGTGCAGATTTCCAAACACTTGAACTTGCGGAAAAGTTTATTGAAAATACAAAAATATTTGGTGAGAAATGCTCTTTTGGAAGCCCTGATTCAAGAGCTGAAATCCCTGCAAAGATTTCCCATGCTTCTTTCTCAAAAGAAGAATTAAAAGCAATAGGAATTAGTGATGGAACAGTTAGATTTTCTATTGGTTTAGAAAATTTTGAAGATTTAATAGAAGATATAAAACAAGCAGTAAAATAG
- a CDS encoding PLP-dependent transferase yields the protein MKNSFFKAIPSGETLPINNIHAVSVSMPTLKDVIGYEEQDEKTLKVIKSGYPRFILHPYLKKLSEYIKKKYDVCDEYEVVVLSSQKAAKLISDKYYIYNKIEIDEPFGVILVQNGTSQLQKVLTYIQHVGCNLSSRLAEEYLYKVKEIDTLHKEELEKEEKAKDIVINTLANAYKQPYENVCLTPSGMNAIYSVIRGINSIQSHNGRTVLVQFGWLYLDTMNIVNHHYQRQKIFKDIKRLDLLENYLKQKGLKVAAIITEIPTNPQLKTVDIKALRKLCDKYNIPLIIDTTFATPYNLDLTSYADIFVESLTKFACGNADVLMGAIILNKKHNLSHMNEEFFQHCEPIFIKDIQRLAVEIKDYKKRVKQISKNTIALVNYLKTCPYIKNLYYCMDEQNKDNYCQTIIDDNSYVGIVSVTFNKPFEEVYDKLNFAKGPSLGTEFTLLMPYTYLAHYDLIKSEKGHKELEEIDLPINLLRISVGIEPIEEIINEFKRIE from the coding sequence ATGAAAAATAGTTTTTTTAAAGCCATTCCAAGTGGAGAAACCTTACCTATAAATAATATCCATGCAGTCTCAGTTTCTATGCCAACACTTAAAGATGTAATAGGTTATGAAGAACAAGATGAAAAGACTTTAAAAGTTATTAAAAGTGGTTATCCAAGGTTTATCTTACATCCTTATTTAAAAAAACTTAGTGAATATATAAAAAAGAAATATGATGTTTGTGATGAATATGAAGTTGTTGTTTTAAGTTCTCAAAAAGCTGCAAAACTTATAAGTGATAAATACTATATTTACAATAAAATAGAAATAGATGAACCTTTTGGAGTGATTCTTGTACAAAATGGAACAAGCCAACTACAAAAGGTACTTACTTATATCCAACATGTAGGCTGTAATCTTTCTTCAAGATTAGCAGAAGAGTATCTTTACAAAGTTAAAGAAATAGATACTTTACATAAAGAAGAATTAGAAAAAGAAGAAAAAGCTAAAGATATAGTAATAAATACATTAGCAAATGCCTATAAACAACCCTATGAAAATGTTTGCTTAACACCTTCTGGAATGAATGCAATTTATTCTGTAATTAGAGGTATAAACTCTATTCAAAGTCATAATGGAAGAACTGTCTTAGTTCAATTTGGTTGGTTATATCTTGATACAATGAATATAGTAAATCATCATTATCAAAGACAAAAAATTTTTAAAGATATTAAAAGATTAGATTTATTAGAAAATTATTTGAAACAAAAAGGTCTAAAAGTTGCTGCAATAATAACTGAAATTCCTACAAACCCCCAATTAAAAACTGTAGATATAAAAGCATTGCGTAAACTTTGTGATAAATATAATATTCCTCTTATCATAGATACAACTTTTGCAACACCATATAATCTTGATTTAACTTCATATGCTGATATCTTCGTAGAATCATTGACAAAATTTGCTTGTGGAAATGCTGATGTTCTAATGGGAGCTATAATCTTAAATAAAAAACACAATCTTTCTCATATGAATGAAGAATTCTTTCAACACTGTGAACCAATTTTTATAAAAGATATCCAAAGATTAGCTGTAGAAATAAAAGATTATAAAAAAAGAGTAAAACAAATAAGTAAAAATACTATAGCTTTAGTAAACTATCTAAAAACCTGTCCATATATTAAGAACTTATACTACTGTATGGATGAACAAAACAAAGATAACTATTGCCAAACAATAATTGATGATAATAGTTATGTAGGTATAGTTTCTGTAACTTTTAATAAACCCTTTGAAGAAGTTTATGATAAATTAAATTTTGCAAAAGGTCCGAGTTTAGGAACTGAATTTACACTTCTTATGCCTTATACTTATTTAGCTCATTATGATTTAATAAAAAGTGAAAAAGGTCAT